A single window of Anopheles moucheti chromosome 2, idAnoMoucSN_F20_07, whole genome shotgun sequence DNA harbors:
- the LOC128296851 gene encoding nociceptin receptor-like → MDWNGTTTGTVELLVSAGTAALSTLAPVTAAAPSDLTPSPGMPTAEMDTTGMTASASDITIASAAHYHGGIPFPSELLTFLRQTTTIASSSSASSMPSLSVTNISTFLNNITLRALTASGAAGTGPGGTGSVEFTANLSRRFPHHPFFSTFFNDSALDICPSIQMPVGNVISMILYALVAIVGLFGNTLVIYVVLRFSKMQTVTNMYILNLAIADQCFLIGIPFLITTMHLGEWTFGNAMCKAYMVSTSITQFTSSIFLFIMSADRYIAVCHPISSPRFRTPLVSKVVSAIAWTASALIMLPVMLYANTIGREKDKVSCNIMWPSETGANSGSTFTLYSLILGFAIPLTLILMFYYLVIRKLRTVGPKSKSKEKKRSHRKVTKLVLTVITVYVLCWLPYWISQVALINSPPDICKSRLEITVFVLVSWLGYSNSAMNPILYAFLSDNFKKSFLKACTCAKGKEINAQLQIENSFFPRFGRNRGSERGNSTKVLQSNNRPNNRAGMLDAQGNPQHHQQQQQHHQAHHQANDALANNNNVCNVNNNSSQAGTVNGKSAGFQNGSSTMPYGGMSTDQSSIVRGCGPSTSVTTIQSSSARPSTDLPPAAAPIVPISSRALDSGNDGPSVAGFVSRPPVLHTDL, encoded by the coding sequence ATGGACTGGAACGGAACGACCACCGGTACAGTTGAGCTGCTAGTGTCCGCCGGTACAGCTGCCCTATCGACGCTAGCACCGGTCACGGCAGCCGCACCGTCGGATCTTACCCCATCCCCGGGGATGCCCACTGCGGAAATGGACACCACCGGCATGACAGCTTCCGCGAGCGATATAACGATAGCGTCCGCAGCGCACTACCACGGTGGCATACCGTTTCCCTCCGAGCTGCTCACCTTTCTGCGGCAGACCACCACGATCGCTTCGTCCTCATCCGCCTCCTCGATGCCTTCGCTGAGCGTTACGAACATTTCCACCTTTCTCAACAACATTACACTGCGGGCGCTAACGGCGTCCGGGGCGGCGGGTACCGGTCCCGGCGGTACCGGTTCGGTCGAGTTCACCGCAAATCTGTCACGCCGTTTCCCGCACCATCCGTTCTTCAGTACCTTCTTCAACGACTCCGCGCTAGACATCTGTCCCTCGATCCAGATGCCGGTGGGGAATGTGATTTCGATGATCCTGTACGCGCTGGTCGCTATCGTTGGGTTGTTCGGCAACACGCTCGTTATCTACGTGGTGCTGCGCTTCTCCAAGATGCAAACCGTCACCAACATGTACATCCTGAATCTGGCCATCGCTGATCAGTGCTTCCTGATCGGCATACCGTTCCTCATCACGACGATGCACCTCGGCGAGTGGACGTTCGGGAACGCGATGTGCAAGGCGTACATGGTGTCGACATCGATCACACAGTTCACGTCGTCCATCTTTCTGTTCATCATGTCGGCCGATCGGTACATTGCCGTGTGTCATCCCATCTCGTCGCCGCGCTTCCGGACGCCGCTCGTGTCGAAGGTGGTGTCGGCGATCGCGTGGACCGCCTCGGCTCTTATCATGCTGCCGGTAATGCTGTACGCGAACACGATCGGACGGGAAAAGGATAAGGTGTCGTGCAACATTATGTGGCCGTCGGAGACGGGCGCTAACTCGGGCTCAACGTTTACGCTGTACTCACTGATTCTCGGGTTCGCGATACCGCTCACGCTGATATTGATGTTTTACTATCTCGTCATCCGGAAGCTGCGTACGGTTGGGCCCAAATCGAAGTCGAAAGAGAAGAAACGATCCCACCGGAAGGTGACGAAGCTGGTGCTGACAGTTATCACCGTGTACGTGCTCTGCTGGCTACCGTACTGGATCTCGCAGGTGGCGCTCATTAATTCACCGCCGGACATTTGCAAATCGCGGCTAGAGATAACGGTGTTTGTGCTGGTGAGCTGGCTCGGTTACAGCAACTCCGCCATGAATCCGATTCTGTACGCCTTTCTGAGTGATAACTTTAAGAAAAGCTTCCTTAAAGCGTGTACTTGCGCTAAGGGCAAGGAAATTAACGCCCAGCTGCAGATTGAGAACAGCTTCTTTCCCCGGTTTGGCCGTAATCGTGGCTCCGAGCGGGGTAATTCCACCAAAGTCTTACAGTCGAATAATCGGCCTAACAACCGCGCAGGTATGCTGGACGCTCAGGGCAATCCGCAGcaccatcaacagcagcaacagcaccaccaGGCGCACCATCAAGCCAACGATGCTctcgcaaacaacaacaatgtttGTAATGTGAACAATAACAGCTCGCAGGCAGGTACAGTTAATGGGAAAAGTGCCGGTTTCCAGAACGGTTCCTCCACCATGCCGTACGGTGGTATGAGCACGGATCAAAGCtccatcgtgcgtggctgcggTCCATCAACGAGCGTAACGACCATCCAGTCCTCGTCCGCCCGTCCATCCACCGATCTGCCACCGGCCGCTGCACCGATAGTGCCAATATCAAGCCGTGCCCTGGACAGTGGTAACGATGGTCCGTCGGTTGCCGGTTTCGTCAGCCGGCCGCCCGTACTCCACACGGACCTGTAG